Proteins encoded together in one Raphanus sativus cultivar WK10039 unplaced genomic scaffold, ASM80110v3 Scaffold1603, whole genome shotgun sequence window:
- the LOC108838988 gene encoding 60S ribosomal protein L27a-2-like, with protein MATALKKNRKKRGHVSAGHGRIGKHRKHPGGRGNAGGMHHHRILFDKYHPGYFGKVGMRYFHKLRNKFYSPIVNLDRLWSLVPEDVKAKATKDKVPMIDVTQHGFFKVLGKGHLPEGRPFVVKAKLISKTAEKKIKEAGGAVVLTA; from the coding sequence ATGGCGACGGCGCTGAAGAAGAACAGGAAGAAGAGAGGCCACGTCAGCGCGGGCCACGGTCGTATCGGAAAGCACCGCAAGCATCCCGGAGGCCGCGGAAACGCCGGAGGCATGCACCACCACCGGATCCTCTTCGACAAGTACCATCCCGGTTACTTCGGGAAAGTAGGGATGAGGTACTTCCACAAGCTCAGGAACAAGTTCTACAGCCCGATCGTCAACCTCGACAGGCTGTGGTCGCTGGTTCCCGAGGATGTGAAGGCGAAGGCGACCAAGGACAAGGTGCCGATGATCGACGTGACGCAGCACGGGTTCTTCAAGGTGCTCGGGAAAGGGCATTTGCCTGAGGGGAGGCCGTTTGTGGTGAAGGCCAAGCTTATTTCGAAGACTGCTGAGAAGAAGATCAAAGAGGCTGGTGGTGCTGTTGTGCTTACCGCCTAG
- the LOC108822099 gene encoding glutamate--glyoxylate aminotransferase 1 isoform X2 yields MALEYELLNENVKKCQYAVRGELYLRASELQKEGKKIIFTNVGNPHALGQKPLTFPRQVVALCQAPFLLDDPNVGMLFPADAIARAKHYLSLTSGGLGAYSDSRGLPGVRKEVAEFIQRRDGYPSDPELIFLTDGASKGVMQILNCVIRGEGDGILVPVPQYPLYSATISLLGGSLVPYYLDESENWGLDVNNLRQSVAQARSQGISVRAMVIINPGNPTGQCLSEANLKEILRFCYNEKLVLLGDEVYQQNIYQDERPFISSKKVLMEMGSPFNKEVQLVSFHTVSKGYWGECGQRGGYFEMTNIPPRVVEEIYKVASIALSPNVSAQIFMGLMVSPPKPGDISYDQFARESKGILESLRRRAKIMTDGFNSCKNVVCNFTEGAMYSFPQIRLPTGALQAAKQAGKVPDVFYCLKLLEATGISTVPGSGFGQKEGVFHLRTTILPAEEEMPEIMDSFKKFNDEFMTQYDNGFGYSRM; encoded by the exons ATGGCTTTAGAGTACGAACTTCTGAATGAAAACGTGAAGAAGTGTCAGTATGCGGTCAGAGGTGAGCTCTATCTCCGCGCTTCTGAGCTTCAGAAAGAAGGCAAAAAG ATCATTTTCACAAACGTTGGGAACCCTCATGCTTTAGGACAGAAGCCATTGACTTTTCCTCGCCag GTGGTTGCGCTCTGTCAAGCACCGTTTCTACTAGATGACCCAAATGTTGGAATGCTTTTTCCAGCTGATGCTATTGCCAGAGCTAAGCATTATCTTTCCTTGACTTCTGGCGGTTTAG GTGCTTACAGTGACTCAAGAGGCCTTCCAGGAGTTAGGAAAGAGGTTGCAGAGTTCATTCAAAGACGTGATGGCTATCCAAG TGATCCGGAACTCATATTTCTCACTGATGGAGCTAGCAAGGGTGTGATGCAGATCCTGAACTGTGTTATACGCGGTGAGGGAGACGGG ATTCTAGTTCCGGTTCCACAGTATCCACTCTACTCAGCCACCATATCACTCTTAGGTGGCTCTCTTGTTCCTTACTATCTCGATGAGTCTGAGAACTGGGGACTTGATGTCAACAACCTTAGACAGTCCGTTGCTCAGGCTCGTTCTCAAGGCATATCA GTAAGGGCAATGGTGATCATTAACCCTGGGAACCCAACTGGTCAGTGTCTAAGCGAAGCCAACTTAAAAGAGATACTGAGGTTCTGTTACAACGAGAAACTGGTTCTTCTGGGAGACGAAGTTTATCAGCAGAACATATACCAGGATGAGCGTCCCTTTATCAGCTCCAAGAAg GTTTTGATGGAGATGGGTTCGCCGTTCAACAAGGAAGTCCAGCTTGTGTCTTTTCACACTGTCTCTAAAGGTTATTGGGGAGAGTGTGGACAGAGAGGTGGATACTTTGAGATGACTAACATCCCTCCCAGG GTTGTTGAAGAGATATACAAGGTTGCTTCAATTGCTCTCAGCCCCAATGTCTCTGCACAGATCTTT ATGGGTTTGATGGTTAGTCCTCCAAAGCCTGGAGACATCTCATATGATCAATTTGCCCGTGAAAG CAAGGGGATTCTTGAATCTTTGAGAAGAAGAGCAAAGATCATGACTGATGGATTCAACAGCTGCAAGAACGTTGTCTGCAATTTCACAGAAG GTGCAATGTATTCGTTTCCTCAAATACGGTTACCAACGGGAGCTCTCCAAGCTGCGAAGCAAGCAGGAAAAGTGCCAGACGTTTTCTACTGTCTCAAGCTCTTAGAAGCCACAGGAATCTCCACAGTTCCTGGCTCTGGATTTGGACAGAAAGAAGG TGTGTTCCATCTGAGGACAACGATCTTGCCTGCGGAAGAGGAGATGCCGGAGATCATGGATAGTTTCAAGAAGTTCAACGACGAGTTCATGACTCAGTATGATAATGGCTTTGGTTATTCCAGAATGTGA
- the LOC108822099 gene encoding glutamate--glyoxylate aminotransferase 1 isoform X1, with protein sequence MALEYELLNENVKKCQYAVRGELYLRASELQKEGKKIIFTNVGNPHALGQKPLTFPRQVVALCQAPFLLDDPNVGMLFPADAIARAKHYLSLTSGGLGIIIIFTKNSLLYPVIKKVILLLSLSVLSGAYSDSRGLPGVRKEVAEFIQRRDGYPSDPELIFLTDGASKGVMQILNCVIRGEGDGILVPVPQYPLYSATISLLGGSLVPYYLDESENWGLDVNNLRQSVAQARSQGISVRAMVIINPGNPTGQCLSEANLKEILRFCYNEKLVLLGDEVYQQNIYQDERPFISSKKVLMEMGSPFNKEVQLVSFHTVSKGYWGECGQRGGYFEMTNIPPRVVEEIYKVASIALSPNVSAQIFMGLMVSPPKPGDISYDQFARESKGILESLRRRAKIMTDGFNSCKNVVCNFTEGAMYSFPQIRLPTGALQAAKQAGKVPDVFYCLKLLEATGISTVPGSGFGQKEGVFHLRTTILPAEEEMPEIMDSFKKFNDEFMTQYDNGFGYSRM encoded by the exons ATGGCTTTAGAGTACGAACTTCTGAATGAAAACGTGAAGAAGTGTCAGTATGCGGTCAGAGGTGAGCTCTATCTCCGCGCTTCTGAGCTTCAGAAAGAAGGCAAAAAG ATCATTTTCACAAACGTTGGGAACCCTCATGCTTTAGGACAGAAGCCATTGACTTTTCCTCGCCag GTGGTTGCGCTCTGTCAAGCACCGTTTCTACTAGATGACCCAAATGTTGGAATGCTTTTTCCAGCTGATGCTATTGCCAGAGCTAAGCATTATCTTTCCTTGACTTCTGGCGGTTTAGGTATCATCATTATCTTCACCAAAAACTCATTACTTTATCCGGTTATCAAAAAAGTTAttttgcttctctctctctctgtgttaTCAGGTGCTTACAGTGACTCAAGAGGCCTTCCAGGAGTTAGGAAAGAGGTTGCAGAGTTCATTCAAAGACGTGATGGCTATCCAAG TGATCCGGAACTCATATTTCTCACTGATGGAGCTAGCAAGGGTGTGATGCAGATCCTGAACTGTGTTATACGCGGTGAGGGAGACGGG ATTCTAGTTCCGGTTCCACAGTATCCACTCTACTCAGCCACCATATCACTCTTAGGTGGCTCTCTTGTTCCTTACTATCTCGATGAGTCTGAGAACTGGGGACTTGATGTCAACAACCTTAGACAGTCCGTTGCTCAGGCTCGTTCTCAAGGCATATCA GTAAGGGCAATGGTGATCATTAACCCTGGGAACCCAACTGGTCAGTGTCTAAGCGAAGCCAACTTAAAAGAGATACTGAGGTTCTGTTACAACGAGAAACTGGTTCTTCTGGGAGACGAAGTTTATCAGCAGAACATATACCAGGATGAGCGTCCCTTTATCAGCTCCAAGAAg GTTTTGATGGAGATGGGTTCGCCGTTCAACAAGGAAGTCCAGCTTGTGTCTTTTCACACTGTCTCTAAAGGTTATTGGGGAGAGTGTGGACAGAGAGGTGGATACTTTGAGATGACTAACATCCCTCCCAGG GTTGTTGAAGAGATATACAAGGTTGCTTCAATTGCTCTCAGCCCCAATGTCTCTGCACAGATCTTT ATGGGTTTGATGGTTAGTCCTCCAAAGCCTGGAGACATCTCATATGATCAATTTGCCCGTGAAAG CAAGGGGATTCTTGAATCTTTGAGAAGAAGAGCAAAGATCATGACTGATGGATTCAACAGCTGCAAGAACGTTGTCTGCAATTTCACAGAAG GTGCAATGTATTCGTTTCCTCAAATACGGTTACCAACGGGAGCTCTCCAAGCTGCGAAGCAAGCAGGAAAAGTGCCAGACGTTTTCTACTGTCTCAAGCTCTTAGAAGCCACAGGAATCTCCACAGTTCCTGGCTCTGGATTTGGACAGAAAGAAGG TGTGTTCCATCTGAGGACAACGATCTTGCCTGCGGAAGAGGAGATGCCGGAGATCATGGATAGTTTCAAGAAGTTCAACGACGAGTTCATGACTCAGTATGATAATGGCTTTGGTTATTCCAGAATGTGA
- the LOC108819742 gene encoding uncharacterized protein LOC108819742: MIPLLLTSALQLAELLVSSVVHILFGLYLFSSAIAGDLAQTFLESIFKPKPTFEVIKQGNTTTQVNDLTPIVLVHGIFGFGKGRLGGLSYFAGAEKKDERVLVPDLGSLTSVHDRARELFYYLKGGLVDYGEAHSKACGHSQFGRFYDKGEYQEWDEGHPIHFVGHSAGAQVVRVLQQMLSDKMFDGHENTNENWVLSLTSLSGALNGSTRTYLDGIQPEDGKSLKPICLLQICRLGAIIYDWLDISYLKSYYTFGFDHFNMSWKKTGLRGLVDCLLGNAGPFAPSSGDWILPDLSIQETMKLNANLKTFPNTFYFSYATKRTGKPLGGGVMMGIHPLLSIRVLQMSRWCYPRDLPLPYKGYRDEDWRDNDGALNTVSMTHPRIPVEHCSLVVSSDYDCLPLQPGIWYYKIVEADHIMFILNRERAGVEFDLIYDNIFERCRKHVFRQSPQTMPNKAQRKLGGE; encoded by the exons ATGATTCCATTGTTGCTTACGTCAGCTCTTCAACTAGCAGAGCTTTTAGTAAGCTCCGTCGTTCATATTCTATTCGGGCTTTACCTCTTCAGTTCAGCCATCGCAGGAGACCTCGCTCAGACGTTTCTTGAGTCAATCTTCAAACCCAAACCCACCTTTGAAGTGATCAAACAAGGGAACACAACAACACAAGTCAATGACTTGACTCCCATTGTTTTAGTCCATGgcattttcggttttggcaaaGGA AGGTTAGGTGGGTTATCATACTTTGCTGGTGCTGAGAAGAAGGATGAGAGAGTGTTAGTTCCTGATTTGGGTTCTTTGACTAGTGTACACGATAG GGCGAGGgagttattttattatttgaaaggTGGACTAGTTGATTACGGTGAAGCTCATAGCAAAGCTTGTGGGCATTCTCAGTTTGGTCGTTTTTATGACAAAG GGGAGTATCAAGAATGGGATGAAGGTCATCCTATTCACTTTGTTGGCCACTCTGCTGGTGCTCAAGTTGTTCGTGTGTTGCAGCAAATGCTCTCTGACAAG ATGTTTGATGGTCATGAGAACACAAATGAGAACTGGGTTTTGAGTTTAACATCCTTGTCAGGAGCATTAAACGGGAGTACACGAACCTACCTAGATGGGATCCA GCCTGAAGATGGCAAGTCCCTCAAACCCATATGCTTACTCCAGATTTGTAGACTTGGAGCCATCATCTACGACTGGCTAGACATCTCTTACCTCAAATCCTATTACACCTTCGGTTTCGACCATTTCAACATGTCCTGGAAAAAAACAGGCCTACGCGGCCTCGTGGACTGCCTTCTCGGAAACGCTGGCCCTTTTGCACCGTCGTCCGGAGACTGGATCTTGCCTGACCTCTCCATCCAAGAGACGATGAAGCTCAACGCTAACCTCAAGACTTTCCCTAACACGTTCTACTTCAGCTACGCGACCAAGCGCACTGGAAAGCCTCTTGGTGGTGGGGTGATGATGGGTATACATCCTCTGCTTTCCATCAGGGTCTTGCAGATGAGTCGGTGGTGCTACCCTCGTGACTTGCCTCTGCCTTATAAGGGATACAGAGATGAAGATTGGCGGGATAATGATGGAGCGTTGAACACTGTGTCTATGACTCATCCGCGGATTCCTGTTGAGCATTGTAGTCTCGTTGTGAGTAGTGACTATGATTGTCTCCCGCTACAGCCAGGGATTTG GTACTACAAGATTGTGGAGGCGGATCATATAATGTTCATTCTGAATAGAGAGAGAGCAGGTGTGGAGTTTGATTTGATATACGACAATATATTTGAGAGGTGTAGGAAACATGTGTTCAGGCAGAGTCCTCAGACAATGCCGAACAAAGCTCAGCGGAAGCTAGGAGGAGAATAG
- the LOC108818954 gene encoding uncharacterized protein LOC108818954, giving the protein MSSCFIFTFILLLCLFSSPFSSSSLHNATNESVTLRPQHEIQKLKLIREHLQRINKPAVKTIPSPDGDTIDCVPSHHQPAFDHPLLKGQRPMDPPDMPKGHSQENESHEDFQLWSLTGEFCPEGTIPIRRTTEQDMLRASSVRRFGRKIRRVKRDSSTSGHEHAVGYVSGSKYYGAKASINVWTPQVSSKNEFSLSQIWVIAGSFADDLNTIEAGWQVSPELYGDTNPRFFTYWTSDAYQATGCYNLLCSGFIQTNNRIAIGAAISPVSSYKGGQFDISLLIWKDPKHGHWWLQFGSGTLVGYWPISLFTHLMEHGNMVQFGGEIVNTRPDGSHTSTQMGSGHFAGEGFGRSSYFRNLEVVDWDNTLIPISNLRVLADHPNCYDIRGGVNRVWGNYFYYGGPGKNSKCP; this is encoded by the exons ATGTCTTCTTGTTTTATCTTCACTTTCATTCTCTTACTCtgcctcttctcttctcctttctcctcttcttctctacATAATGCCACAAACGAAAGCGTGACTCTCCGGCCTCAACATGAGATTCAGAAGCTGAAACTCATCAGAGAACACCTCCAAAGGATCAATAAACCCGCCGTTAAGACCATTCCG AGCCCAGATGGAGATACTATAGATTGTGTTCCATCTCATCACCAGCCTGCTTTTGATCATCCCTTGTTAAAAGGACAAAGACCAATG GATCCACCAGATATGCCCAAAGGGCATAGCCAAGAAAATGAATCCCATGAAGATTTTCAGCTTTGGAGTTTAACCGGTGAGTTTTGTCCAGAAGGTACAATTCCAATCAGAAGAACAACGGAGCAAGACATGTTAAGAGCAAGTTCAGTCCGTAGATTTGGTCGCAAAATAAGGCGCGTGAAAAGGGACTCGAGCACTAGCGGCCACGAG CATGCGGTGGGATACGTATCGGGAAGTAAATACTACGGAGCAAAAGCGAGTATAAACGTGTGGACGCCACAAGTAAGCAGCAAAAACGAGTTTAGTCTATCTCAGATTTGGGTCATCGCCGGTTCTTTCGCCGACGATCTTAATACCATCGAAGCTGGTTGGCAG GTTAGCCCGGAGCTGTACGGAGACACTAACCCAAGATTCTTCACCTATTGGACG TCGGATGCCTACCAGGCAACAGGATGCTATAACTTGTTGTGTTCCGGTTTTATTCAGACAAACAACAGAATTGCGATCGGAGCTGCTATTTCTCCGGTTTCGTCATATAAAGGTGGACAATTCGATATAAGTCTATTGATATGGAAG GACCCAAAACACGGCCACTGGTGGCTCCAATTCGGGTCAGGTACACTAGTCGGGTATTGGCCCATTTCTTTGTTCACGCACCTGATGGAGCATGGGAACATGGTCCAGTTCGGTGGGGAGATCGTTAACACACGACCTGATGGTTCGCATACTTCGACTCAAATGGGAAGTGGCCATTTTGCCGGCGAAGGATTTGGAAGATCATCGTACTTTAGGAATCTTGAGGTGGTAGATTGGGACAATACACTTATCCCGATATCTAATCTTAGAGTTCTTGCGGATCATCCTAATTGTTATGACATAAGAGGAGGAGTAAACCGGGTTTGGGgtaactatttttattatggAGGACCTGGTAAAAACTCGAAATGTCcataa